CTCGCTGTGGGCCTGGCTGCTGCTGATCCTGCTGGTGCTGCCGATGGCCTTCACCTTCGCCCAGCTCGGTCGCCACTACCCCCATGCCGGCGGCGCGCCGCACCTGATCGGCCGCGCATTCGGCGCATCGATGGAACGCACCAGCGCCTGGCTGTTTCTCGCCGTGATTCCGGTGGGCCTGCCGGCGGCACTGAATATCGCCAGCGGCTTCTGGCACGCCCTGTTCGCCTTGAACGACCTGGCGATCCTGGCCATCCAGCTGGTAACCCTGGGCATCATCCTGCTGCTCGGCCAACGGCCTGCGCGCACCTCGGGCAGCGTGCAGATCGTCATCGCCCTGGTCATCGTCGCCACCATCGCGCTGATCTGGTTCAAGGGCGACCTGCCCCACACCGGGCAACCGCTGCTGCCGCCCCTGGCCGGCAACTGGCAATTGCTGCCGGTGGCCCTGGGCGTGATGTTCTGGTGCTTCGTCGGCATCGAGGCGTTCACCCACCTGGGCGAGGAATTCAGGAATCCGCAGCGCGACTTCCCCCTCGCCCTGTTGCTCGGCGTGCTGCTCGCCGGCCTGGTGTACTGGGCCTGCTCGGTGGCGGTGCTGAGCTTGCATGCCTACGGCGATGCGCGCACCGATGCCGCCTCGCTGCCGCTGATGCTCGACGTCCTGCTTGGCGACGGGGCGCGCTGGCTCAGCGCGAGCATCGGTTACCTGGCCTGCTTCGCCTCGATGAACGTCTACATCCAGGGCTTCGCGCGGCTGATCTGGAGCCTGGCCGACGAAGGCAAGCTGCCGCGCGCGCTGGCCGTTCGCAACGCCAATGGCGTGCCGGCCAGGGCGCTGCTGCTGGTGGTACTCAGCTGCGCCCTGAGCACCACGCTGATCTGGAGCCTGTCGCTGTCCCTCGACCAGTTGATCCGCTACGCCAATGGCAACTTCATCGTCATCTACCTGCTCAGCATGGCCGCCGGCTGGCTGCTGTTGCAGGGCCTGTGGCGCTGGCTGGCCGGCCTCAGCACGCTGTTGTGCCTGGCCGTCCTGCTGATGCTGGGGCTCGATGCGCTGTATGCCATCGGCCTGCTGAGCGGCCTGCTGATCCTTGATCGCCTGCGCCCATCCCGGCGCGCGGCGCTGTCAGCTTTTCCACCAGCGCCGTAACCGCCAGCGCACCCGCGCCGTCGGAAACTCACCGTGCCAACCCAGGCGAACACCGAGGCGCTGCCGCAAGCGCCAGAACGGCAGATGCCCATGGCCGGCCATGCCCTCGGCCTGGCGCAAAGTCTCCCGGGCCTGTGCGGGGTCGGCGGTGGCGGCGCACTGGGCCAGCTTGAACAGCGCACGGTAGTAGTCGCGCAGCGAGGCGTCCTGCAGGCGCTCGATCAGGCTGTTCAGCTCGGCCTGGTCGCCTGCCAACGCCGCATCGACCGCCAGCCAGACGAGCCCATCGGCACCCCGCGGATCACGCTCCAGCGACAGCTGCGACACCTCGGCGGCAATCGAATCCATGCCGCGCAGCCGGTAGCCCAGCGCCAGGTTGTCCAGGGCCCAGGCGGGGGTATCCGGTCGGCGCCAGTCGCTCAGGGTCTCGAACATCAGGCGGTAGCGTTTGCTCTCGATCAGCGCATAGCTGGCGGCGCCCCACACATCGGCGTTTTCGGCCAACGCCTGGCGGCAGCGCTTGAGGGTGGAGCCGAGGAGGATCCGATTGGCATGCCGGTGACCGCCCAGCAACCGCAACATGGCGCACTTGGCGGCATGCTGGGGATCGTTGCGCAGCGCCTTGTCGAAGGCCGCCGCCAGGGTCAGGTTGCTGAGCATGTCGTGGGTGCGCCAGCCCAGCCAGGTTTCCACGGCCGCGCTGTGCAACTCGCCCGCCGCCACGCCGGCATCCAGCACCTGGCGCAACACCGGTTCGCGCACGGCGAAGTCGGTGACATCCTGCTCCCAAGTGGCCTCGGCCGCCGGCTCGCTGGCCAGGGTGGTCAGCGCGCGCTGCAACAGCGCCTTGTCGCCATTGCCCCTGGCCAGGGGCAGCACGCGGCGCCAGGCGGCCACCGGATCGCCCGTGTCGAGCAAGGCATCCAGGCGTGCCAGGGCCGCGCCCGGCCCCTGCAGTTCGCGCAGCAGATCGAAGCTGTTGAACGCCGCGAAGCCGTAACGCCCATCCAGTGCCCAGGCCTGTTCGAAGGCCGGCAGCGCCTCGGCCTTGTCGCCGTTGAGCAATAGCGCGTGGCCAAGGAAGCCATGGGCCATGGCGAGCCGCGGTTCCAGGCGCACCATCTGCCGAGCGGCGGCGATATAGGCCGGATACTCGCCATCTTCGTCGTGCCAGTCGGCCAGCTGGCGCCAGCCATCGTAGTGGTCCGGGTGCTGCGCCAGCAGCCCGCGTAGCGCCTCGATGGCACCGGTGTCCCCTTCGGCGCGCAGGGCACGCGGGCCATACAGGGCCATTTCCACCGGCGGCTTGCCTTCCCAGCAGGGCGCGGCGAGCACCTCGCGGACTTCGCCGAAGCGTTCTCCTTCCATCAGCAGCTGCAGCAGGCGGTCGTTGATCCCGCGGCTGCGCGGGCTGTACGCCAGCGCCGCGCGCAGGGCTTTCTCCCGTGCTTCACGGTCATCATCCAGGTCGGCCAGGGCGAGCCAGGCATCGACGTCGCCGGGGCGGTTTTCCACCAGTTGCCTGGCCAGCTGCAGCGGGCGCCCTTCGGCCTGCAATTTCTCGGCGTAGTACTTGAGCTGATTCCACGCCCATTCGTGGCCGGGCTCGGCGCGCAGCACCCGCTCGGCCTGGTCGGCCGCTTCGGCGAACGCATCGCGACGCCCCAGTACGTAGGCCAGGTAGGCGCGCAGCTCGGTGTCCTCGGGCACTTGCGCGACCACTCGGCGCAACTGCTGCTCGGCCTCTTCGAGGCGCTCGCCCTGCTCCAGCAGGCAGTCGACGTAAAGGCTTACCGTGGGTGTCCACAGCGGGTTGATGCGGAAGCTTTCCTGCAGGGCCTGGCAGCAGGCGTCCAGCTCGCCCTGGCGCTTGTGCAGGCGCGCCAGTTCCAGCGCCAGCCGCGGCAGCAGGGGGAAGCGCTCGATGGCCCGGCCCAGGGTGTCGGCTGCCGCCGCGTACTGCTCCATGCACGCCTGTTGGCGGGCGACCAGCACCCACAGCTGCCAGAGGTCCTCGCGCTGGCCCAGGGCCTCGCGCAGTTGATCGAGCAGCACCTGCGGCTCCAGCAGGCGCTGGGCCTGCTGCTCATAGGCCAGCCAGCCATCACCAAAAGTCACCTGGCGGGTCAGCTCGGCATGGATCGCGGCCAGGGTGGCGACGGCCTGCTGCTGGCTTTCGCAGGTGTCGAGCAGCATGTTGCTGGCGTATTCGTTGTCGGCGAACAGCCGCAGGGCCTGCTGGAAGGCTTCGCGGGCGGCCCCGCGCTGGCCGTCCTGCAGCAGTACGAAGCCGTGGGTGGAGTGGAAATAGGTGTTCTGCGCATCGACCAGGCCGGCCTGCCGGCAGACTTCCAGGGCCTCGCCACGGCGCCCCTGGCGCGCCAGGCAACCGGCCAGCTCGCGCAGCGTCCAGGCGTGCTCGGGATGATTGTCCAGCAGACGCCGCAACGCCCGCTCGGTAGCGGGCAGGGAGCGCCGCTTGGCACGCTCGACCTGCAGCTCGGCGATCCCCAGATGGTGGGGGTACTCGGCAGCCAGGGCATCGACATAGGCATCGGCGGCCTCGCTGCCCTGCCCCTGCTCCAGCAGGGTCACGCACAGGCGGTGCGCCCCTACCGCCAGGGGTTCGAGCAGGGCGGCCTCGCGCGCCCAGACCAGGGTCTGACGCGGGTCCTCCAGGCGCCGCATGCCGGCCTGCACCGCCGCACGCAGCCACGCCGCCCGCCGGCACAACGGCTCGGCCTGCCCGAGCAGCGCCTGGCAGGCCTGGGCATCGCCGTTACGCCCGTGGTGCTCGGCCAGGCCGAGCAGCAACTCGCCATCTGCCGGGCGCCAGGCCAGCGCCTGCTCCAGCACCGCCTGCGCCTCGTAGGGGCGCTGCATTTCTTCCAGGGTTTCGCTGAGGGTCAGGCTGGGCGCCGCCGCCTGGCGGCCAAGCCGCGCCTGGCGGCGTTCGAGGAACTGCAGGCCTTCGCCGGTTCGGCCCAGCGCACGCAGGGCACGGAAGTACTGCACGGCGTAGCCCTCGTGGGAGGCGTGCAGGCAGGCCGCCAGGCGATACAGCTCACAGGCCTCCTCACGGCGATTCTCGCCCCAACGCAGGCTGGCCAGCGTGTTCCAGGCCCGGGCCTGGGTGGGCGTCTGCAGCAGCACGCGCTGCAGAATCTCGGCCACCCGGCCGTGGCAACGGCCGTCGTCGCTGAGCAACTCGGCATAGCGGACGCTGATGGTCGGCTCGTTCCAGCGCTGCCGACAATGCCCGGCCAGCCACGCGAGCTGCACGCCGCGCGGCTGCAACTGGGCCAGCGAAGTGGCCTTGGAGAGGATCAGGTTGGCATCCTCGGGAAACTGCGCCAGCAGGGCTTCGGTGCCGCGCAGCACCTCGCGCTCCTGGCCGTCGTACCAGCCCATCGAACGCTGCGCCTGCCAGGTCAGCCGATGTTCGGGGCTCAGCGCTTGCAGGGCGTGGTAGGCCGCCAGCGCCTCGTCGCGCTGGTGCACCTCCAGGGCGCTGGTGAAGCGGTAATAGCGATCCCACAGTTCGCGATCCGGCAGGCTGAGCCCGTCCAGGCGCGCCGCCTGGTCGGCCGGCAACAGCAGCATGGCGCGCGGCCCGGACGCACGCTGCGACGCGAACAGCAGCTCGGCCAGGCTCTCGCCATGGTGGGGCTGCGCCGGGTCGCGCACCAGCAGGGTACCGCGCGGCTCGTCGTAGCCGACCAGCGCCTGCAGGTGCCCGCTGCCGGTGTACTGCAGGGTCAGGGTGAAGGGCATGCCGCGGTCGATCAGGGCACGGCTGGTGGCCCAGTCCGCGGTGAACTCCACGGCCAGGTAGCCGTTGCGCTCGGCCCAGGCGCGCTCGGCCTGGTGCGAAGTGCCGTCGTAGCAGATCTCCTCGGCGACTTCGAGGTGCTCGACGCGCTTGCCCCAGTAGTCGGAAATTGCCGTCAGGGTCGCCGGCACGCAGGTCATGTGGTGCTGGCGCACGAAGGGCACCGGCAGCAACACCCGGCGCCCGCTGGGGCTCGCCAGGTGCGCCTGAATCTTCTCGTAGAAGCCGCCGCCGGCTTTCTCCGCCCACTGCCGGCCAGCGCCATGGTCGCCCTGCAGGCAGGCGATGTCACAGCGGCGCGCGGCGATCCAGTCGGTGGGGCTGCGCTCCTCGATGCGTTCCAGCGTCTGCATATGGTCGAGCCAGGCGCGCGCCTCGTCGAGTTCGTCCCGCTCGATCAGCACGTTGACCAGGTGTGCGCAGATCGCCGCACTTTGCATCTCCCGAGCGCCGCGGCGCAGCAACTGCAGGGCGCTGTCGACCTGCCCCAGTTGCAGCTGCAGCGAGGCCGCCTGGCTCAGCGCCGAGCGAAAGTCGGGCTGGCGGGCCAGCACCTGCTGGCACAGCGCCAGGGCCTCTTCGCGGCGATCCTCCAGCTCCAGGCCGTGACTGCGCTCCACCAGCAGCCACAGATCGCCGTCGCCATGCAGGCACGCCTGCTCGTACAGGGCCTGGGCCGTTTCGAAATCACGCAGCGAGGCGTACAGGTACGCCTTGAACGACAGCCATTCGGCCTGCTGCGCCGCCTCTGCCGGCAGC
Above is a genomic segment from Pseudomonas argentinensis containing:
- the yjeH gene encoding L-methionine/branched-chain amino acid transporter → MSRLNKELGLLQGVGLLCTSLLGTGVFVIPALAATAAGEISLWAWLLLILLVLPMAFTFAQLGRHYPHAGGAPHLIGRAFGASMERTSAWLFLAVIPVGLPAALNIASGFWHALFALNDLAILAIQLVTLGIILLLGQRPARTSGSVQIVIALVIVATIALIWFKGDLPHTGQPLLPPLAGNWQLLPVALGVMFWCFVGIEAFTHLGEEFRNPQRDFPLALLLGVLLAGLVYWACSVAVLSLHAYGDARTDAASLPLMLDVLLGDGARWLSASIGYLACFASMNVYIQGFARLIWSLADEGKLPRALAVRNANGVPARALLLVVLSCALSTTLIWSLSLSLDQLIRYANGNFIVIYLLSMAAGWLLLQGLWRWLAGLSTLLCLAVLLMLGLDALYAIGLLSGLLILDRLRPSRRAALSAFPPAP
- a CDS encoding tetratricopeptide repeat protein, with protein sequence MSVFNPNAQVPSPALLVQLEALIDRGLFLQAFALASEQGDPRYWQGPEAMTCMARLAGHIGAPRLADVLTWLAYRRYPQSFHTRLRFLRMQMARRGHYRAWRLLQGFADWLPAEAAQQAEWLSFKAYLYASLRDFETAQALYEQACLHGDGDLWLLVERSHGLELEDRREEALALCQQVLARQPDFRSALSQAASLQLQLGQVDSALQLLRRGAREMQSAAICAHLVNVLIERDELDEARAWLDHMQTLERIEERSPTDWIAARRCDIACLQGDHGAGRQWAEKAGGGFYEKIQAHLASPSGRRVLLPVPFVRQHHMTCVPATLTAISDYWGKRVEHLEVAEEICYDGTSHQAERAWAERNGYLAVEFTADWATSRALIDRGMPFTLTLQYTGSGHLQALVGYDEPRGTLLVRDPAQPHHGESLAELLFASQRASGPRAMLLLPADQAARLDGLSLPDRELWDRYYRFTSALEVHQRDEALAAYHALQALSPEHRLTWQAQRSMGWYDGQEREVLRGTEALLAQFPEDANLILSKATSLAQLQPRGVQLAWLAGHCRQRWNEPTISVRYAELLSDDGRCHGRVAEILQRVLLQTPTQARAWNTLASLRWGENRREEACELYRLAACLHASHEGYAVQYFRALRALGRTGEGLQFLERRQARLGRQAAAPSLTLSETLEEMQRPYEAQAVLEQALAWRPADGELLLGLAEHHGRNGDAQACQALLGQAEPLCRRAAWLRAAVQAGMRRLEDPRQTLVWAREAALLEPLAVGAHRLCVTLLEQGQGSEAADAYVDALAAEYPHHLGIAELQVERAKRRSLPATERALRRLLDNHPEHAWTLRELAGCLARQGRRGEALEVCRQAGLVDAQNTYFHSTHGFVLLQDGQRGAAREAFQQALRLFADNEYASNMLLDTCESQQQAVATLAAIHAELTRQVTFGDGWLAYEQQAQRLLEPQVLLDQLREALGQREDLWQLWVLVARQQACMEQYAAAADTLGRAIERFPLLPRLALELARLHKRQGELDACCQALQESFRINPLWTPTVSLYVDCLLEQGERLEEAEQQLRRVVAQVPEDTELRAYLAYVLGRRDAFAEAADQAERVLRAEPGHEWAWNQLKYYAEKLQAEGRPLQLARQLVENRPGDVDAWLALADLDDDREAREKALRAALAYSPRSRGINDRLLQLLMEGERFGEVREVLAAPCWEGKPPVEMALYGPRALRAEGDTGAIEALRGLLAQHPDHYDGWRQLADWHDEDGEYPAYIAAARQMVRLEPRLAMAHGFLGHALLLNGDKAEALPAFEQAWALDGRYGFAAFNSFDLLRELQGPGAALARLDALLDTGDPVAAWRRVLPLARGNGDKALLQRALTTLASEPAAEATWEQDVTDFAVREPVLRQVLDAGVAAGELHSAAVETWLGWRTHDMLSNLTLAAAFDKALRNDPQHAAKCAMLRLLGGHRHANRILLGSTLKRCRQALAENADVWGAASYALIESKRYRLMFETLSDWRRPDTPAWALDNLALGYRLRGMDSIAAEVSQLSLERDPRGADGLVWLAVDAALAGDQAELNSLIERLQDASLRDYYRALFKLAQCAATADPAQARETLRQAEGMAGHGHLPFWRLRQRLGVRLGWHGEFPTARVRWRLRRWWKS